A region from the Cannabis sativa cultivar Pink pepper isolate KNU-18-1 chromosome 9, ASM2916894v1, whole genome shotgun sequence genome encodes:
- the LOC133030891 gene encoding uncharacterized protein LOC133030891 isoform X1 has protein sequence MYIVLFFVFVNYYLSFFILLVILLCFMCIVSGFFTVVVGLRLLGVRHNFVCSVFGLAIIDMANSESGSDSGAENECPTTIPTRGPTQMNEISKLMDQGKRVALEVNDKGQYCGKSYAKLVSTLGVRCRQTIGLAYKNWKEVNQTLKNKVWKDIQTGFIVPDTFKHDCLILAGKLMKDFKNRMTKDIIMPALKENDLGRLAQVPEKHPEIDAADWCKFVESRLTPEFLELSKVQRERSSKIQSRHRSGRSGMVNVREAVKKDLEVADPPATVFGLNLAPRVENLSLITTRKLPRR, from the exons atgtatattgttttattttttgtttttgtaaattattatttgagtttttttattttattagtaatattattgtgttttatgtgtatagtgtcgggattttttacggtggtcgtcggattgcggttattag gggttcggcataattttgtgtgtagcgtatttgggcttgcaattatag acatggcgaactcagaatcaggatctgattcgggagcagaaaatgagtgtccaaccacaatacctacacgagggccgacgcaaatgaatgaaatatccaaactaatggatcagggcaaaagagtggccctcgaagttaatgataaaggtcaatactgtggaaaaagctacgcgaagctcgtatccactctaggagtcagatgtcggcagacaatagggttggcttataaaaactggaaagaagtcaaccagactctgaaaaataaagtttggaaagacattcag acggggttcattgtgccggacaccttcaaacatgattgtctcatcctagctgggaagttaatgaaagacttcaagaataggatgacaaaagacatcataatgcccgcgttgaaagagaatgatctgggacgactggcacaagtccctgaaaagcacccggagatcgacgctgctgattggtgcaaatttgttgaaagtcgactaactcctgaatttctg gaattgagtaaggtgcaacgtgaacgttcctcaaaaattcaatccagacatcgaagtggtcggagtggaatggtgaacgtacgggaagctgtg aaaaaggacctcgaagttgcagatccccctgccaccgtgtttggattaaatctcgcaccaagagtagaaaacttgtcactgattacgacaaggaaattgccgagaagatag
- the LOC133030891 gene encoding uncharacterized protein LOC133030891 isoform X2 yields MYIVLFFVFVNYYLSFFILLVILLCFMCIVSGFFTVVVGLRLLGVRHNFVCSVFGLAIIDMANSESGSDSGAENECPTTIPTRGPTQMNEISKLMDQGKRVALEVNDKGQYCGKSYAKLVSTLGVRCRQTIGLAYKNWKEVNQTLKNKVWKDIQTGFIVPDTFKHDCLILAGKLMKDFKNRMTKDIIMPALKENDLGRLAQVPEKHPEIDAADWCKFVESRLTPEFLELSKVQRERSSKIQSRHRSGRSGMVNVREAVKKDLEVADPPATVFGLNLAPRVENLSLITTRKLPRR; encoded by the exons atgtatattgttttattttttgtttttgtaaattattatttgagtttttttattttattagtaatattattgtgttttatgtgtatagtgtcgggattttttacggtggtcgtcggattgcggttattag gggttcggcataattttgtgtgtagcgtatttgggcttgcaattatag acatggcgaactcagaatcaggatctgattcgggagcagaaaatgagtgtccaaccacaatacctacacgagggccgacgcaaatgaatgaaatatccaaactaatggatcagggcaaaagagtggccctcgaagttaatgataaaggtcaatactgtggaaaaagctacgcgaagctcgtatccactctaggagtcagatgtcggcagacaatagggttggcttataaaaactggaaagaagtcaaccagactctgaaaaataaagtttggaaagacattcag acggggttcattgtgccggacaccttcaaacatgattgtctcatcctagctgggaagttaatgaaagacttcaagaataggatgacaaaagacatcataatgcccgcgttgaaagagaatgatctgggacgactggcacaagtccctgaaaagcacccggagatcgacgctgctgattggtgcaaatttgttgaaagtcgactaactcctgaatttctg gaattgagtaaggtgcaacgtgaacgttcctcaaaaattcaatccagacatcgaagtggtcggagtggaatggtgaacgtacgggaagctgtg aaaaaggacctcgaagttgcagatccccctgccaccgtgtttggattaaatctcgcaccaagagtagaaaacttgtcactgattacgacaaggaaattgccgagaagata
- the LOC133030891 gene encoding uncharacterized protein LOC133030891 isoform X3, translating into MANSESGSDSGAENECPTTIPTRGPTQMNEISKLMDQGKRVALEVNDKGQYCGKSYAKLVSTLGVRCRQTIGLAYKNWKEVNQTLKNKVWKDIQTGFIVPDTFKHDCLILAGKLMKDFKNRMTKDIIMPALKENDLGRLAQVPEKHPEIDAADWCKFVESRLTPEFLELSKVQRERSSKIQSRHRSGRSGMVNVREAVKKDLEVADPPATVFGLNLAPRVENLSLITTRKLPRR; encoded by the exons atggcgaactcagaatcaggatctgattcgggagcagaaaatgagtgtccaaccacaatacctacacgagggccgacgcaaatgaatgaaatatccaaactaatggatcagggcaaaagagtggccctcgaagttaatgataaaggtcaatactgtggaaaaagctacgcgaagctcgtatccactctaggagtcagatgtcggcagacaatagggttggcttataaaaactggaaagaagtcaaccagactctgaaaaataaagtttggaaagacattcag acggggttcattgtgccggacaccttcaaacatgattgtctcatcctagctgggaagttaatgaaagacttcaagaataggatgacaaaagacatcataatgcccgcgttgaaagagaatgatctgggacgactggcacaagtccctgaaaagcacccggagatcgacgctgctgattggtgcaaatttgttgaaagtcgactaactcctgaatttctg gaattgagtaaggtgcaacgtgaacgttcctcaaaaattcaatccagacatcgaagtggtcggagtggaatggtgaacgtacgggaagctgtg aaaaaggacctcgaagttgcagatccccctgccaccgtgtttggattaaatctcgcaccaagagtagaaaacttgtcactgattacgacaaggaaattgccgagaagatag